GGCGCATCGTGGTGTTGTTGAGCGATTTGGAGGCATCGGCAACATCCAAGCCAATCCTGCGTACCCGCGTAGGCGACATCTTGGCGCGCTTGGGCGATCCGCGCTTCGATGCCGGGCATTGGTATCTCCCGAATGAACCGTTTTTCGGTTTCATCGAAATCCCTGCTGGTGATTTCAAGATGGGTGATGACCTGCACCGGATTTCGCTACCGGGTTACTATTTGGCCCGCTGGCCGGTGACGGTGGCGCAGTTCGCCGTTTTTGTCGAAGCCAGCGGAGATGGGTCGCATTCCTCGCGGGAGGTCGCGAACCATCCCGTCGTGGGCGTGAGCTGGCACGAGGCTTTGGCTTACTGCCGCTGGCTGAATGGGCGGTTGTGCAAACTCGCCCCCGAACGACTGGCCATGGCAGACCCTCTGCCCGAATCCGAATGCCGATTCTGGCAAGGATTCGCCGACGGTTCAGTAGGAATCGGCTTGCCCTCGGAGGCGGAGTGGGAAAAAGCGGCCCGCAGTGATGACGGGCGGATTTATCCATGGGGAAGCGAGCCCGACCCCAATCGCGCCAACTACGACAAGACCGGCCTCGGTGCGACCAGCGCGGTAGGCTGTTTCCCTGGCGGCGCCAGCCCTTACGGTTGCGAGGAGATGAGCGGCAACGTCTGGGAATGGACGCGCAGTCTGTATGGCGACTATCCCTATCCCCCGGAAGGTCCGCAATGTCAGGCGCGGGAAGATTTGAATGCACCAGACAATGTCGTCAGCCGGGTGCTGCGGGGCGGCGCGTTCGACGACTTTGCGAGGGACGCGCGCTGCGCCGTCCGCGGCGACTACGGTCCCGGCGGCCGCGGCAACTTCATCGGGTTTCGGGTGGTGGTGTCCCCATTCTTCTCTGACCGATGAAAACTCTGATCTCTGGTAGGGGCGTGGGTAACATCAGGGTGGGCAGAAAGCTTTAAATCCGGTTCAACAGTTCTGTCTTCTTGGCGGCGAACTCCTCGGCGCTGAGGATCCCCTTAGCGTGCAGATCGGCCAGTCGCTCAAGCAGGGCAAAGACGTCGTCCCCCCCTGGCGGCGCGGGTGCATCGCTGGTATTCGACGGCGTGGCAGGCACAGGTTGAGGTACGCCATCCGCCTCCACGACCGGTAGGCGTGCCACGTCCACCAACCCGTACTGGCTGGAAAACGTCAGCGACCCGCCCGTGCCCTGCT
This is a stretch of genomic DNA from Pirellulales bacterium. It encodes these proteins:
- a CDS encoding SHOCT domain-containing protein produces the protein QGTGGSLTFSSQYGLVDVARLPVVEADGVPQPVPATPSNTSDAPAPPGGDDVFALLERLADLHAKGILSAEEFAAKKTELLNRI